In the genome of Cherax quadricarinatus isolate ZL_2023a chromosome 28, ASM3850222v1, whole genome shotgun sequence, the window aaggtatgctctaccatccctccccccccacacacatcctttaaccccaccccggtcaatatatcccccaatatacccaaacaacaccccgcacctctgggctccacatctttacgacgtatcacgcaattccaatctccgcctattattgcaacattcggtaaaccacgtaaaaaatagaccagcacgtcccgaacaaatttagttttaatactcacgtcaccctcagccggaccatatacacatactaaactaatgggaaccctaccccaagttccatccaccctaattaccctcccctcccccccttcactacgccttactataaacgggctagtttcctttaccaaaatggcagccccacctttcaaacgcgtcgcatgttccatgtacacattataaccactcatatccaactcataaccaggcctaaaattatgttcctgtaagaataccacatccacaccaagtcgcaccaaatactcattaaaccacttaagcttcctctcagctctcaacccgttaatatttatagtaaaacacttgaattcaacaaatgggttttccttttgtccccggcattgactttaccccagttcgttttgcaacacctctgtccctcccccctttgttgggaatcacctttgcaatcccttgatccttgggttcaccattccctctcttctgtacctccacccaagactttttcccagggcgttgggcaggagttagcacatcatcagaatccgatgatgctgcagtcctctttcgtgtcccgccctccacctgcattttgacatcagaagcaccgtcctgatgcacctccacctctactgcatgcaccttcaatcctgtagactctctcgtcgacaaaccgtcatcttctgccataccatcattcacagccttccccagaactgagcctgggtcttccacctgatctaggaccgattcctctaacaagtcatccaacgcctttaccaaagacgccgccacttcttcacccatattaggtagtctctcctcaaaaaccttatgtatgtccaatgactgagattctccttgtagcgttacaactggcgattcaagctccttttctttgtctacctcctcactccatgacaaccgttgttggggcggtgtagcaagagactgttctcgctcatcgccaacctcgtccactggctgctgttgctgctgttgctgttgctgctgttgccgttgctgttgtgccgggtacccacttcgtttctcacactgcgccgcgatgtggtcatatgacccacatagccgacacgtacgttgttgccccgcatacgttacatagacttgagtccttaattctttcaacacaatatatgaaggaatagggtgccgaagagtcattttaactgtatacgcgccttccagcgcacctgcatacggtccagttgcccatctccctgctgtggctacgtgaaccgtcccataagtacgcagttcactggtaatatcaaaatcagtcgcctcaaaaggcacattcctgattttcacccaggtgtaatgtcgagatacatcacgaagtctcaccgacacagctgtattaacctgtatgatggtctcctgatacttgtcgaccactgcctcgtagacttgtgcagacgtcatcttaacgaagattcttgtcattccatttaatgcgacaccacatatctcctcatttgctataccataggtatcgcgaatgatcgctggtaataataaatccatgttggatcctgtgacagcaccacagatcatctcaatgcagagtgttgattcttcttctgctattcagcgccatgttggagaaaataaagtttccaccaaccaacgctaggggcagctcaatcaggtaaactgcgcaaaacaaactcaaacaggagcgtctgcgcagctcgtccacacggctcggaggcgatgaggacaatagtgaataacaattattattagtcTGCCAGAAATGTCTAGGCTTGCTAGGCATGCCAGTGGCCTtccttgtaattgttttataatatgtaaaccacccattgtaatctttacagagaaataaacatttcaattcaattcagtattaatatatcatggaattatctCCATAACCATAACTAAGTCAATGTTCCTGACTTTTGCTTGACTGATTTAATAGGGctaagaaattacctgggtggggtaAACTAGTGTGACCTGACTGGTCATTATCCTGCGAGTCAGGTAGGTAGTGATGggtgccaatatgacatttttcaaagCATAGTTCAAGCTGCTCAGGAATAAGAAAAACTAAGAGTTTATGAAGCTGAAGGCACAAGAGAATCGAGGATTAACCCAAAAGGTTACCCTCATGTATATaggagtaagattagggacaagataagcATACTTAAGAGTTACTCAGGTCAGTTTGTCAATGACATGGAAATGTGTACAAGCTtcaacacttatttcctctcaacTTTtattaagcaagtttattcaggtatacacaaatacagttacatagattatcatacatagcagtataagtgtagagaacctaggataacccaaaaaagtcagaaagtgatttatttccattggggtcgtttgtgcaggaagatactagagaaattccagaaataaagaCTATAAAAATCtgttctacattattattataataataataaagaaattattataataaaaaagaaggtcTTTGTCTTCACAATTCACACTTCCTGCATTTATCAAACaaacactgccctaaaaaaactaaacagatcacagtaaagagactgaatagtccctggctaacacccagcatcctcatatccattaacacaaagcacaaatatgaaaaacagcacAGAATGGGTCCAATAACAAGAGACCAGcctaaaccctcccctcaaacgtctccttaccaacctcaacagaacacacaagacacagatcactctgagttcctcgtgtccatctcacactatgcaaaaactcaatgcacataaaaggcccaaaaatctggaattcattacctgtgaatataaaagaaacactgtttataaattcaaatctcttcttactcacccacaactaaataaatactgaataactatctcataaatgtataacctgtgaccctatcaaactttgttttttaatgacattacctaatagaataccccattctcttgaatgcacagcaactcaTGAAATGACCATAttacctgtctttgaaatactcatttgtgcttaattgttatttgcttactgtaatttttaccactgaatatatcattgcttagttaatcttaagttaattttaagcctgcccataatgctctgcatacaaggggcttttggcatgtacacttaaccactatttctttgtacatctatgtatcatgtccaaataaataaataaataaataaataaaaatcgcTAATTAGACAGGCAGTGTCTGGACCCTACGTCGAGCACTTATACAATGTCATGTAGTTTATTCttgttcttcatggtactctgctttAACAAAGAGAGACTATACAAATCACCTAGAACATTGGTGAGATTCAtgctggacctgggtccaagagaggaTGTAGGCCGGGATAAATTACAAACAAAATTGTTCTGACATACTCAATTGTAACAATCTCATattgtaaactactttcaacatGGCCCATTGTAATATTCCCATATTGTAATTTAAGTCATTTTTACTGTTAATATATACAACCTGTGTACtactttcccctcaagggaggttccttgattctggtgaggggctcttgatttagggaattggatctgtgctccagttccctgaattgagcctaaatgccttccatcccccatgcgctatataatcctctgggtttagcgctcccctatgattataataataataatttgtactaCTTTCAACTTGTCCTATTGTGATTTTCGCATATTGTAATTTGAGCCAATTTACTGTTTCCTATAAATAAAATAAGATGTACAACTTTAACAATGATCTATTTATCTAGTAttaagtacacaaataacccgcacataaaagagagaagcttacgacgacatttcggtccgacttggaccatttacaaagtcacactaaccagaagaggagcaggacggttatatacaggcaggaagaggtggtggtggtagtagtagtagtacaagaatggtatataataccgacaagatgaaattaagacacatgcgcaacacccgggcatccctatcgtagacgggtgttgcgcatgttttaatttcatcttgtcggtattatataccattcttgtactactactactactaccaccacctcttcctgcctatatatagccgtcctgctcctcttctgattacattcctctcaccgtctattcttcgcactgtccccacttgcccctcgcccctcgtgggtccttacctgtgagtccttgattgattgattgattctgATTACCATTTGGACACAGCTCCATCGAccaacgatctcgcctctctaattaccccgtgttgagtgtgACTTTTCCCAGAGTGGTGGTTACtagaccttcgtcttcaccttcaGGATTGGTGCATCGgcggctgcctacccaagggcaggaagcctccctctgcactcctgttgctgtctgaagccTCCACGCTCCAGACTGTACGTGTAGTCTACACGCTATACAGCCATTGTTGCATCTCCTCGCCATTggctgaagtctccacgcctcagcctgtatgtgaagtctgcacgccatacagctagtgtcggctctcctcatcgctcacagacagagttgctctcttcaccgagtggtggttactggaccttcgtcttcgccatcaggattggtgcgtcggtggctgccaacccaagggcaggaagccccccctctgcactcctgttgtctgaagtctccacgcctcagcctgtacgtgtggcctgcacgccatacagccagtgttgagtgttgagtgagctactcaagtcccaatatgactcagtttttagcaagccgctaaccagactgagagtcgaagatcaaaatgaattttttatgagagagccacaaaatttgattaacacaagcctatccgatgttatcctgacgccaaatgacttcgaacaggcgataaatgacatgcccatgcactctgccccagggccagactcatggaactctgtgttcatcaagaactgcaagaagcccctatcacgagccttttccatcctatggagagggagcatggacacgggggtcgtccctcagttactaaaaacaacagacatagccccactccacaaagggggcagtaaagcaacagcaaagaactacagaccaatagcactaacatcccatatcataaaaaatctttgaaagggtcctaagaagcaagatcaccacccatctagaaacccatcagttacacaacccagggcaacatgggtttagaacaggtcgctcctgtctgtctcaactactggatcactacgacaaggtcctaaatgcactagaagacaaaaagaatgcagatgtaatatatacagactttgcaaaagccttcgacaagtgtgaccatggcgtaatagcgcacaaaatgcgcgctaaaggaataacaggaaaagtcggtcgatggatctataatttcctcactaacagaacacagagagtagtcgtcaacagagtaaagtccgaggcagctacggtgaaaagctctgttccacaaggcacagtactagctcccatcttgttcctcatcctcatatccgacatagacaaggatgtcagccacagcaccgtgtcttcctttgcagatgacacccgaatctgcatgacagtgtcttccattgcagacactgcaaggctccaggcggacatcaaccaaatctttcagtgggctgcagaaaacaatatgaagttcaacgatgagaaatttcaattactcagatatggtaaacatgaggaaattaaatcttcatcagagtacaaaacaaattctggccacaaaatagagcgaaacaccaacgtcaaagacctgggagtgatcatgtcggaggatctcaccttcaaggaccataacattgtatcaatcgcatctgctaggaaaatgacaggatggataatgagaaccttcaaaactagggaggccaagcccatgatgacactcttcaggtcacttgttctatctaggctggaatattgctgcactctaacagcacctttcaaggcaggtgaaattgccgacctagaaaatgtacagagaactttcacggcgcgcataacggagataaaacacctcaattactgggagcgcttgaggtttctaaacctgtattccctggaacgcaggagggagagatacatgattatatacacctggaaaatcctagagggactagtaccgaacttgcacacgaaaatcactcactacgaaagcaaaagacttggcagacgatgcaccatccccccaatgaaaagcaggggtgtcactagcacgttaagagaccatacaataagtgtcaggggcccgagactgttcaactgcctcccagcacacataagggggattaccaacagacccctggcagtcttcaagctggcactggacaagcacctaaagtcagttcctgatcagccgggctgtggctcgtacgttggtttgcgtgcagccagcagcaacagcctggttgatcaggcgctgatccaccaggaggcctggtcacggaccgggccgcgggggcgttgacccccgaaactctctccaggtaaactccaggtctctccTCACCGTTCAGGGCATTCAGTgttccatcaagctacagctcacctcctcagtgtcctgtgcctccagaaACGGACTcacaagaaactttaaagttatagccaggcaagtacgtgtgtctacttcacacgtacttgcctagccaattattctcacagatttggccgccacatctaatttacgatgccttcaatgccttccacttccttcccccttaccactcctctactgccaacacctgcctctactcttgtctactcctgcctctaaggcctaccctgcctctacctcttccaaacccaattctttctcgcttaacctcaaatactctaaatctgatcatgccactatctgtcctggaaatttactgtaccagatcactggcgctcctcagctgaaagtctttaaaaccaactcaggattcaaactacttcttgacagacattcttacgaaatgtacacctcaaccgagaccagacaaaaacttctcaacgcaggcttcactattatttggactcctgagcaccgcgccaaatgcacagtgatcgcaaaacaaaACACGTAGACTCTTCTCTCCTGAccgcctatgacacagacaaagaagacttaatcaaagacattagtactaagaacaaagtctctgttgacgatatttacagacctgaaaactctaccatcctcaaaatacgctgttcaactccttctgacgcctctacactcttcaatcaaggaatccttgccaagaacatccgcattcctccaaacatcctcttcactccaaactttcaccccattacacaatgtctgaaatgctacaaattcggccacgacaaaatctcatgcacttccacacaaacctgctccagatgttcagcaactgaccacttctggaacacttgcaacctcccccgtaaatgttctaactgcggcggatcacacactgcagttgcaaattcctgccctactagaaaagacattctctccaccctcagagcaagccaacctccctccctccccaaccccttccctgaaCCTAACCCCCCCCTACCATACCTTCCACcgctacccccaatgcctgggttactccacgcacttggtctacctctcctactctacacacttcaaacatcaacacacagactacaatcacttctccttctacacctaaacccacactagactacaaaactaactgccaactcgccactgctgcccactctgcgatggtaatctctcaagcttaccaatcagactactcacatgtccttaacctaatcttgtctgctaacaatcttccctctttaattatccctccttcctgcttctcttctaagccccctacaacctctacctcctccctctctcccacccccccacttcctacacccaccagctctcctcctcccctacccctcttcactacttccacccctcccaccaacacccctactgatgctgctatgaccccccctccccctacctccttacccacttcctcatccccaaccaaagcttccacttcctctgcatctaccttcgcccactccaccacaaccaaaacttcatccaggtccaactccacctcctccagacaaaatccactcaaacctaaacctgccccaacttctgacagacagacaaaagaacataaaaacagatccatctcttcctccccctccaggaaactggtccgtaacacctacaaactcaCATCAACTGATGGCACCACCATTACGGGCTTTAATcaaaactcctcccccgacattaactttgctatgacaaaaccattaaatcatgtttaaagtgattcagttcaacgtacattctttacaattagacacctactggctgagctccttgaagcagagaccagatattgttttgctaaacagtacctgcctcaaagcccctcaatgtatctgccattatggttatactgcactacagtccccctatgatccccacgatggggttgccatccttgtcaaatccaacaaaAAACACAaatctctcccaatcccttttattcactaacactgtcttgcagtcagaatacacacccaccttggcccctttatctttttcaccacctatgctcgcccaaacactattctcaacatacacgacctttccttagtcttcaactacaccaacatacctactagctgacatgaatgccaaacacaccgcctttcatcacaccagtaacaaccaacttggtcaccaattgcTCAACTTCACAagccataaacacctaattcatctcagcccagacttcaataccttctacaaccacacgggccaaggcaaaccagacgtcattctggcaaaccgagccagctctctatttcaacactacatgtGAAAATTTgcgtggactgcctccaagtgagtcgcctaccctgacaaactctgttgacaccaagctctgaggtgggtacctcagcctcacaagtggcttataggacagattttcacaaatgattgatgttgcaagaaactcgcctgcatgcacgtataaaggactaacttacttggtgttgcagcatatatcctgatcttcaacttccctaagcttagccttagcccctttggacttcccctcagaaaccacgtgcaaccgggagccttaattcctgcaatattcaatcgttattagtgacctgcctgcacctcagaaattcctatatccaagagggtgtgtatcccctagtataactatgcagacacggacactagcttccagactgacgagagacactggtacttactgggcatgcactgccagctgcaacacaggcccacagatcaactcactcacaatctccccagacactggccagaaatctacgagataaagtggaggtcttgtcttactgtatgggcctgacagaggtcatccatggtacatcgaggtgcctctaccagatttccccaggtctcaaatgtgaagacacgtagggggcgccatctgctgatcacagcacgtcttgtccagttggtgtctgtcttgaGAAGGAtgctattgtgtctttgagacccgcgcctcgtcattcaagctagggctgccagttctccctagctaacttaacctagtgtttgcctacactatcggcctattactacctatgttaaggtcttaggtctacattattattatctacagttgcctcaatgatcctaatattagtgtactaccagtaaaactacctactccttccctgaagggtaaatctataacttAAATAGTGCTTATCAACCATGCCAACTCGGGGAGAAtgctttttgtttgggtgggtttaagggccacccagctcagccgttccattacggctatgctgggaccccttcgtacgccatatctgtcctgtggaactttagggaccaaataaatttccacatcctcccgccggcgaaggtaggcgctaagtctaaatcaagttcaccttctgGAGGCGCCCACGGCGGACCCTGGACATGAGTGCCATCtggccactctcgtcgagcagactccggtctaacttcaaccgtccagtttcccctgggtggacctctgggggtgtaaacttgttggttccggtggtcttagcaccctttcctttaactttaacgtctttcgtatgtctagccttgactgagtggctccatactttcccacccagtAGCCCACATGCCTTgatagcctttcctcccactgttacgaggtggcccggtggcctggtggctaaagctcccgcttcacacacggagggcccgggttcgattcccggtgggtggaaacatttcgacacgtttccttacacctgttgtcctgttcacctagcagcaaataagtacctgggtgttagtcgact includes:
- the LOC128693201 gene encoding uncharacterized protein isoform X1, which translates into the protein MICGAVTGSNMDLLLPAIIRDTYGIANEEICGVALNGMTRIFVKMTSAQVYEAVVDKYQETIIQVNTAVSVRLRDVSRHYTWVKIRNVPFEATDFDITSELRTYGTVHVATAGRWATGPYAGALEGAYTVKMTLRHPIPSYIVLKELRTQVYVTYAGQQRTCRLCGSYDHIAAQCEKRSGYPAQQQRQQQQQQQQQQQPVDEVGDEREQSLATPPQQRLSWSEEVDKEKELESPVVTLQGESQSLDIHKVFEERLPNMGEEVAASLVKALDDLLEESVLDQVEDPGSVLGKAVNDGMAEDDGLSTRESTGLKVHAVEVEVHQDGASDVKMQVEGGTRKRTAASSDSDDVLTPAQRPGKKSWVEVQKRGNGEPKDQGIAKVIPNKGGRDRGVAKRTGVKSMPGTKGKPIC